Within Oscillospiraceae bacterium, the genomic segment CTTTTTGTCAGCGGCGGTTGTTTGGACTCCGAATCGCCGAGCGATTTGCCTTTGCGATACCAAGGCATTCCCTCGACATTCATAGGCGCTATGACACGCCCGTCATCGTCATCATAAGTCTTTTTGTCTTTTTTTCTAAACATATAACGTTAGTCTTTTTCTAAACGAGATTGCACTGCATGCGTCTGTTATCGTCGAATATCTTATCGATTCCTTTTAAACAACTTTATTTTTTAATCAAATGGCAATTAACGATATGGCCGTTTCCGACATCGACGGGTTCCGGATTGATATTTTTACAAATTTCCATACAGTGTCTGCAGCGGGTGTGAAATTTGCATCCCGACGGCGGATTCGCGGGAGATGGGATACTACCCTGCAAAATGATACGATTCATCTTAACCGTGGGATCCGGCATCGGAATGGCACTGAACAAGGCTTGGGTATATGGGTGCAGCGGCTCGCGGAAGACGTCTTCCTTGGTGCCGGTCTCCACCATAGAACCCAGATACATGACTCCGATCGTATCGGAGATATGCTCTACGACAGAGAGGTCGTGCGAGATGAACAGATAAGTGAGATGGAATTTTTCTTGCAAATCTTTTAGCAAGTTGATGATTTGAGCTTGAATCGATACATCCAATGCCGAGACCGGTTCGTCGCAGACCACAAAATCCGGATTGAGCGCAAGAGCCCGGGCAATACAGATGCGCTGCCGCTGACCGCCGGAGAACTCATGCGGATATCTGTCCTTATGATATTCCTGAAGTCCGCAGGCATTCATCTTTGCCGTGATATACCGATCAAATTCTTTCGGGTCGACCAGATCGTGTTCGCGGACGGCTTCGCCGATGATCTCGCCGACCGGCATGCGC encodes:
- a CDS encoding ATP-binding cassette domain-containing protein, yielding MSELLTKNEYKPMVHNKDNLIEVHALRTYFPIKTGLFAHVTGYVKAVDGVSFNIKRGQTMGLVGESGCGKTTIGRTILRLTPHTDGEVLFDGKPVFKLSNKELKAIRPKMQIIFQDPYSSLSPRMPVGEIIGEAVREHDLVDPKEFDRYITAKMNACGLQEYHKDRYPHEFSGGQRQRICIARALALNPDFVVCDEPVSALDVSIQAQIINLLKDLQEKFHLTYLFISHDLSVVEHISDTIGVMYLGSMVETGTKEDVFREPLHPYTQALFSAIPMPDPTVKMNRIILQGSIPSPANPPSGCKFHTRCRHCMEICKNINPEPVDVGNGHIVNCHLIKK